A section of the Methanococcus vannielii SB genome encodes:
- a CDS encoding sodium:solute symporter family protein, translating into MDIVLLNVVILIYLLVVGYLGYKGWKTTKCAEDYMVGGRKIHPFVMAMSYGATFISTAAIVGFGGIAGIYGMSLLWLPFLNIFIGVLIAFVFFGKRTRKMGHNLGALTFPELLSKRFESKFIQWFSGLLIFCAMPIYAAAVLIGAARFIETTLGISFEIALLVFSIIIAAYVVMGGLKGVMYTDAFQASIMFLGMLFLLYKTYSILGGVTSAHLEITNFTPLISGNLIEIGHLGLTSMPEFGSQLWWTIVSSIILGVGTGVLAQPQLVVRFMTVKSNRELNRAVLIGGIFIFVATGTSYVVGALSNAYFMNTEGILSIAATATETFPKGNVDSIIPLYINKAMPEWFIYVFLVSLLAAAMSTLSSQFHAQGTSIGRDVYETITGKKGGNSVHITRIGIIFAIVIAVVLGYVLPGGIIAKGTALFFGLCTAAFLPIYALGLFWKRTTKEGAISGLLSGTFSSIFCLVFLHKAEAVPLGISKMLFGREVLISSMPWPYVDPVLIAFPISFIVTILVSLLTKAPSKEHLDKCFKGI; encoded by the coding sequence GGAAAACTACAAAATGCGCAGAGGATTACATGGTTGGAGGTAGAAAAATCCATCCCTTTGTAATGGCAATGAGTTATGGTGCAACATTCATAAGTACTGCTGCAATTGTGGGATTTGGAGGAATTGCTGGAATTTATGGCATGAGTTTACTGTGGTTGCCATTTTTAAACATTTTTATAGGGGTTTTAATTGCATTTGTTTTTTTCGGTAAACGAACCCGTAAAATGGGGCATAACTTAGGTGCACTAACATTTCCAGAATTACTGTCGAAAAGATTTGAAAGTAAATTTATACAGTGGTTTTCTGGACTTTTAATATTTTGTGCAATGCCGATATACGCAGCTGCGGTTTTAATTGGTGCTGCACGGTTTATAGAAACAACTCTTGGAATTTCTTTTGAAATAGCTTTGCTAGTATTTTCTATAATCATTGCTGCATACGTTGTAATGGGTGGTTTAAAAGGGGTTATGTATACAGATGCATTTCAAGCGTCCATTATGTTTTTAGGGATGCTTTTTTTACTCTATAAGACTTACTCAATTCTTGGAGGAGTTACTTCTGCTCATTTGGAAATTACGAATTTTACGCCATTAATTTCTGGAAATCTTATTGAGATTGGACATTTGGGACTTACTTCAATGCCAGAATTTGGTTCGCAGCTCTGGTGGACGATTGTTTCGAGTATAATTCTTGGAGTAGGTACCGGAGTTTTAGCACAACCTCAACTTGTTGTAAGATTTATGACGGTAAAAAGTAATCGAGAGCTAAATAGGGCCGTTTTAATAGGTGGTATCTTTATTTTCGTTGCAACAGGTACATCATATGTTGTAGGAGCACTATCAAACGCTTACTTTATGAATACTGAAGGAATACTATCAATTGCTGCAACTGCAACTGAAACATTCCCCAAAGGAAATGTAGACAGTATAATACCATTATATATTAATAAAGCCATGCCTGAATGGTTTATCTACGTATTTTTGGTATCATTACTTGCAGCTGCAATGTCAACTCTTTCAAGCCAGTTTCACGCTCAGGGAACGTCTATTGGTAGAGACGTTTATGAAACAATAACTGGAAAAAAAGGAGGAAATTCTGTACATATAACTAGAATTGGGATTATTTTTGCAATTGTAATTGCAGTAGTTTTAGGATACGTTCTTCCCGGTGGAATTATTGCCAAAGGAACTGCATTATTCTTTGGACTATGTACTGCAGCATTTTTACCAATATATGCACTTGGATTATTCTGGAAAAGAACTACTAAGGAAGGTGCCATTTCAGGACTTTTATCCGGAACCTTTTCAAGTATTTTCTGCCTAGTGTTCCTGCATAAAGCGGAAGCTGTTCCGTTAGGTATCTCAAAAATGCTATTTGGAAGAGAAGTTTTAATTTCTTCGATGCCTTGGCCTTATGTTGACCCAGTACTGATTGCATTTCCAATTTCATTTATTGTAACAATTTTAGTAAGTCTTTTAACAAAAGCACCGTCTAAAGAACATTTGGATAAGTGTTTTAAGGGAATTTAA
- a CDS encoding homoserine dehydrogenase, which translates to MKIILVGFGVIGKGVLKVINLKKNHLLEKYGLDLSVVAICDSSGAAINKEGLDLELALKIKEETGKIASYPEFGQNIGIIEVIESVPADIVIEVSPTNIHTGEPAKSYMLKAFETKKHVVSANKGPLALFFKEITGVAKEHGVILRYEASVGGATPIINLAKETLAGNRVKSIKGILNGTTNYILTKMEKEQLDFNTVLKEAQELGIAETNPHQDISGLDTAAKLAILANSIMGREVTINDVVLEGITRITPESLLMANKGGYAIKLIGEVTDKKLEVCPKLVPIDHPLNVKGSLNVAMFNTDLANDIVVVGTGAGDVETASAILSDILNIHQSLKK; encoded by the coding sequence ATGAAGATTATACTTGTAGGATTTGGAGTTATTGGAAAAGGTGTTTTAAAGGTAATAAACCTTAAAAAGAACCACCTTCTTGAAAAATACGGGCTTGATTTGAGCGTTGTTGCAATTTGTGATAGCAGTGGAGCTGCGATAAATAAGGAAGGTCTTGATTTAGAACTTGCTTTAAAAATAAAAGAAGAAACTGGAAAAATTGCGAGTTATCCAGAATTTGGACAAAATATCGGAATAATTGAGGTTATAGAGTCAGTTCCCGCAGATATTGTTATTGAAGTAAGCCCAACAAATATTCATACCGGAGAACCTGCAAAATCGTACATGTTAAAAGCTTTCGAAACTAAAAAACACGTTGTTAGTGCAAATAAAGGGCCTTTAGCACTATTTTTCAAGGAAATTACGGGAGTTGCAAAAGAACACGGGGTAATTTTAAGATATGAAGCATCAGTTGGCGGTGCTACCCCCATAATAAATCTTGCAAAAGAAACACTTGCAGGAAATCGTGTAAAGTCAATAAAAGGAATTTTAAATGGCACTACAAACTATATATTAACAAAAATGGAAAAAGAGCAGCTTGATTTTAATACTGTTTTAAAAGAGGCTCAAGAACTTGGAATTGCTGAAACAAACCCTCATCAAGATATAAGCGGACTTGATACTGCTGCAAAGCTCGCAATATTGGCAAATTCAATTATGGGGCGAGAAGTAACAATTAATGACGTTGTTCTCGAAGGAATTACTAGAATAACTCCTGAATCTCTTTTGATGGCAAATAAAGGGGGCTATGCGATAAAACTAATTGGGGAGGTGACTGATAAAAAACTTGAAGTTTGTCCAAAATTGGTACCTATTGACCATCCTTTAAACGTAAAAGGGAGTCTTAACGTTGCAATGTTTAATACTGACCTTGCAAACGATATTGTAGTCGTAGGGACGGGAGCAGGTGACGTTGAAACCGCTTCTGCAATTTTAAGTGATATTTTAAATATTCACCAGTCATTAAAAAAATAA
- a CDS encoding methanogenesis marker 9 domain-containing protein codes for MWEDSPSHVCRGGDLRGLAFCCPPVKYCPLHNALKSLEMTNDEFSKIKQEFGNETRLKYGKNTCFGSLVWCCKITKPCPFRDSAMLAIEMGEDEYMELKKSLSIEVLKKTKFLKEGVKTLTEKGIPKDIAEKAILETGDLKKAYEIAKITIS; via the coding sequence ATGTGGGAAGACTCCCCATCACACGTTTGTAGGGGTGGAGATTTACGGGGACTTGCATTTTGCTGCCCTCCTGTAAAATACTGCCCATTACATAACGCTTTAAAGTCTTTAGAAATGACTAACGACGAATTTTCAAAAATTAAGCAGGAATTTGGAAATGAAACTCGGCTTAAATATGGTAAGAATACCTGCTTTGGAAGTCTTGTATGGTGCTGCAAAATTACAAAACCATGTCCTTTTAGAGATAGTGCAATGCTTGCAATAGAAATGGGTGAAGACGAATATATGGAACTTAAAAAAAGTTTGTCTATTGAAGTACTCAAAAAAACCAAATTTTTAAAAGAAGGCGTAAAAACACTTACTGAAAAAGGAATTCCAAAAGATATTGCAGAAAAAGCTATTTTAGAAACGGGAGACTTAAAAAAGGCTTACGAAATTGCAAAAATAACTATTTCTTAA
- the arfB gene encoding 2-amino-5-formylamino-6-ribosylaminopyrimidin-4(3H)-one 5'-monophosphate deformylase yields the protein MDKMELRYNSGNILNEEVHKIGIIALGSFLENHGSALPIDTDAKIASYIGLNVSILTGAKFLGVVIPSTEYSYVKHGIHNSPNEVVEYIKIMIEHSKKIGINKFLIINCHGGNTLIKDLISELNDKKTSVILENVCFTHAAFEEIAIGYAVGILSEDKMKTHSFKTYPEIGMIGLTEARLKNTDIDNEAKILEEKGAIFLDKNYGKTLLKNLINNHVEIVKKMSEGDSNVGRLPITRL from the coding sequence ATGGATAAAATGGAATTACGATATAATTCAGGGAATATTTTAAACGAAGAAGTCCATAAAATTGGCATTATTGCACTTGGATCTTTTCTTGAAAATCATGGCTCAGCCCTACCAATAGATACCGATGCAAAAATAGCATCATATATTGGATTAAACGTTTCAATTTTAACGGGGGCTAAATTTTTAGGAGTAGTAATTCCATCTACCGAATACAGTTACGTAAAACACGGAATCCATAATTCTCCAAACGAAGTAGTCGAATACATAAAGATTATGATTGAACATTCCAAAAAAATTGGAATCAACAAGTTTTTAATAATAAATTGCCATGGCGGAAACACTCTTATTAAGGATTTAATTTCAGAGTTAAATGATAAAAAAACTTCCGTAATTTTGGAAAACGTATGTTTTACGCACGCTGCATTCGAAGAAATTGCAATTGGCTATGCTGTTGGAATACTTTCCGAGGATAAAATGAAAACTCACTCATTTAAAACTTATCCTGAAATAGGGATGATAGGGTTAACAGAAGCAAGACTGAAAAATACTGATATTGACAACGAAGCAAAAATTTTAGAAGAAAAAGGTGCAATTTTTCTTGATAAAAATTACGGTAAAACTCTTTTAAAAAATTTAATCAATAATCACGTTGAAATAGTGAAGAAAATGAGCGAAGGTGATTCAAATGTGGGAAGACTCCCCATCACACGTTTGTAG
- a CDS encoding RNA-protein complex protein Nop10, which translates to MQMKKCPKCGKYTLKEYCIDCNEKAGTVKPPRFSPVDKYGKYRRMLKKSLKK; encoded by the coding sequence ATGCAGATGAAAAAATGTCCAAAATGTGGCAAATATACTTTAAAAGAGTACTGTATTGACTGTAATGAAAAAGCAGGTACTGTCAAACCTCCAAGGTTTTCCCCGGTAGATAAATATGGAAAATACCGGAGAATGCTCAAAAAATCTTTAAAAAAATAG
- a CDS encoding translation initiation factor IF-2 subunit alpha, with translation MRKDFPEEGDIVIGNVTDVKAFGAFIELLEYPGKEGMVHISEVSSGWIKNIRDHIKKGQRVVAKVMRVNPGKNQIDLSLKRATDQQKKSKVQEWKKFQRAEKLLQFASEKLGKTLEDGWEAVGYLLVDKFGELYDAFESMVIEGKEVLDELETPVSKEWADMIYEVACENIELSNVKVDGILTLTTTEPSGVKVIKNGLKKAFKANPYEDVKVNITYVGAPKYRIEVIAPDYKSGEEVLRRVAEEAIEYIKDYKGGQGSFVRVEE, from the coding sequence ATGCGGAAAGATTTTCCTGAAGAGGGAGATATTGTTATTGGAAATGTTACTGATGTGAAAGCATTTGGTGCATTTATCGAGCTTTTAGAGTACCCTGGAAAAGAGGGAATGGTTCATATTTCTGAAGTGTCTTCAGGATGGATTAAAAATATACGAGACCACATTAAAAAAGGTCAAAGAGTAGTTGCAAAGGTAATGAGGGTAAATCCCGGTAAAAACCAGATAGACCTTTCTTTAAAACGTGCAACTGACCAACAAAAAAAATCTAAGGTTCAAGAATGGAAAAAATTCCAAAGAGCTGAAAAATTACTCCAATTTGCATCTGAAAAGCTTGGAAAAACCCTTGAAGATGGATGGGAAGCTGTAGGTTACTTGTTAGTTGATAAATTCGGTGAACTTTACGATGCATTTGAATCAATGGTAATTGAAGGAAAAGAAGTATTAGATGAACTCGAAACTCCGGTTTCTAAAGAATGGGCAGATATGATTTATGAAGTTGCATGTGAAAACATCGAACTTTCAAACGTTAAAGTCGATGGAATTCTTACACTTACAACCACGGAACCTTCAGGGGTAAAAGTAATTAAAAACGGTCTTAAAAAGGCTTTCAAAGCAAACCCTTACGAAGACGTTAAGGTGAATATTACGTATGTCGGGGCTCCAAAATACCGGATAGAAGTAATTGCACCAGATTATAAGAGTGGTGAAGAAGTTTTAAGAAGAGTTGCAGAAGAAGCAATTGAGTATATTAAAGACTACAAGGGCGGACAGGGTAGTTTTGTTAGGGTAGAGGAGTAA
- a CDS encoding 30S ribosomal protein S27e: protein MQLISKPKSRFLKVQCTDCSNEQVIFGCPATEVKCTSCGKIIAEPKASKGAIKAKILEVLQ, encoded by the coding sequence ATGCAATTAATCTCAAAACCTAAAAGCAGATTCTTAAAAGTTCAGTGTACAGACTGTAGCAACGAACAGGTTATATTTGGATGCCCTGCAACTGAAGTAAAGTGTACATCATGCGGAAAAATCATTGCTGAACCAAAAGCCTCAAAAGGGGCAATTAAGGCAAAGATTTTAGAAGTATTACAGTAA
- a CDS encoding 50S ribosomal protein L44e: MKMKKKIKRYCPYCKKHTAHTVEKAKKRKASELKWGQRQFRRVTAGYGGYPRPLPGGAKPIKKLDLRYKCAECGKMHERSNGGFRARIFELVD; this comes from the coding sequence ATGAAGATGAAAAAAAAGATAAAAAGGTACTGTCCATACTGTAAGAAGCATACTGCCCATACAGTAGAGAAAGCTAAAAAAAGAAAAGCTAGTGAATTGAAATGGGGCCAAAGGCAGTTTAGAAGAGTAACTGCGGGGTACGGAGGATACCCAAGACCGTTACCAGGTGGAGCTAAGCCAATTAAAAAATTGGACTTACGATACAAATGTGCAGAATGTGGAAAAATGCACGAAAGGAGTAACGGCGGCTTTAGAGCAAGGATTTTTGAATTGGTAGACTAA
- a CDS encoding DNA polymerase sliding clamp — protein sequence MFKATCNSRDFKKVINATSNLVDEICFEVDETGIKASAMDPSHVALVSMGMPKEVFESYEGDIHDIGIDLEALKKIIARSKGDEKLILELDDEKNKLNVTFKSNVTRKFSIALYDVSSSNLKVPDISYPNQVSIKAGAFVEALKDAELVNDHITLKVDEDKFVIYSKGDLNQSETVFENNNDEYETLTEFKMSEPSKSTFNLAYLKDLTKSTSAEDILKIYLGSDMPVKIEYEVSGSKLVFLLAPRIES from the coding sequence ATGTTTAAAGCTACATGTAATTCAAGGGATTTTAAAAAAGTTATAAATGCGACAAGCAACCTAGTAGACGAAATTTGTTTTGAAGTAGATGAAACCGGAATTAAAGCAAGTGCAATGGATCCATCACACGTTGCCCTCGTAAGTATGGGGATGCCAAAAGAAGTTTTTGAGAGTTATGAGGGAGATATTCATGATATTGGTATTGATTTAGAAGCATTAAAAAAGATAATTGCAAGAAGTAAGGGGGATGAAAAGCTAATTTTGGAGCTTGATGATGAAAAAAATAAATTAAATGTTACTTTTAAAAGTAATGTTACAAGAAAGTTTTCAATTGCATTATATGATGTTTCATCAAGTAATTTAAAAGTTCCAGATATATCCTATCCAAATCAGGTTTCAATTAAGGCAGGGGCATTTGTTGAAGCATTAAAAGATGCGGAGCTAGTAAACGATCACATAACTCTTAAAGTAGATGAAGATAAATTTGTAATCTATTCAAAAGGTGATTTAAACCAGAGTGAAACTGTATTTGAAAATAACAATGACGAATATGAAACTTTAACTGAATTTAAAATGTCAGAACCTTCGAAAAGCACATTTAATTTAGCCTATTTAAAAGATTTAACAAAATCAACTTCAGCAGAAGATATTCTTAAAATATACTTAGGTTCAGACATGCCTGTAAAAATTGAATATGAAGTTAGCGGTTCTAAACTTGTATTTTTACTTGCACCAAGAATTGAATCTTAA
- a CDS encoding selenium metabolism-associated LysR family transcriptional regulator has product MDPKISYFQTFIYASKTKSFSKAAKKLGVTQGTVSNHISVLEKYFDAQLFLRTPEGVDLTLEGNILYENSEKILESINNSKQQMRILHEHPEGVIKIAASTTPGEHLLPSILKDYTKEYKDVSFQIQITDSEKCFKLLEDRVVDIIAVGNIYDKTYESIVIGKDRLVLIVPSEHPLSKKSVAKLADVLKEDYIDREIGSGTREILVDALQEKGYSMMDLHIVMSLGSTSSIITAVSEGYGVSILSEIPARKAAESGQLKIVPIEDLDLTRYLYLVKGKKPRNPSAIKSFWDFVSGQ; this is encoded by the coding sequence ATGGATCCAAAAATTAGTTATTTTCAAACATTTATTTACGCCTCAAAGACTAAAAGCTTTTCTAAGGCTGCAAAAAAACTTGGTGTTACCCAAGGAACAGTAAGTAACCACATATCTGTTTTAGAAAAGTATTTTGATGCACAACTATTTTTAAGAACTCCTGAAGGTGTAGATTTAACGCTTGAAGGAAACATCCTTTATGAAAATTCCGAAAAAATACTTGAAAGTATAAACAACTCAAAGCAACAGATGAGAATACTCCATGAACATCCTGAAGGAGTAATAAAAATTGCAGCAAGTACTACACCTGGAGAACACCTTCTTCCAAGTATACTTAAAGACTATACTAAAGAATATAAGGATGTTTCTTTTCAAATACAGATTACTGATTCTGAAAAGTGTTTTAAACTTTTAGAGGATAGGGTAGTTGATATAATTGCAGTAGGGAATATTTACGATAAAACATATGAAAGTATAGTAATCGGAAAAGACAGGCTTGTATTAATCGTTCCATCAGAACACCCTCTTTCAAAAAAATCGGTTGCAAAACTTGCAGACGTTTTAAAAGAAGACTATATTGATAGAGAAATAGGTTCGGGAACTAGAGAAATTTTGGTAGATGCATTACAAGAAAAAGGCTATTCAATGATGGATTTACACATAGTAATGAGCCTTGGAAGTACTTCTTCAATAATTACCGCAGTTTCCGAAGGTTATGGGGTAAGTATTCTTTCAGAAATTCCTGCAAGAAAAGCAGCTGAATCCGGGCAATTAAAGATAGTGCCGATTGAAGATTTAGACCTTACAAGATACCTATACCTTGTAAAGGGTAAAAAACCAAGAAATCCAAGTGCAATAAAGTCTTTTTGGGACTTTGTTTCTGGCCAGTAA
- a CDS encoding PLP-dependent aminotransferase family protein, with protein MIIPHRKPCIESQIRVKGDLEELNYILNDLLAFKKELTVLPSGNSAINIASKIVSRLNINSKTLIPDMGGWKGFEIYSKLNGLKIEEIETDLGIINIETLVEKLKDNDIKSIFLTSLAGYLAPQPLKEIKKVCMENEVIFIEDISGKIGGDSGYGDIIVCSTGSPKIINCEYGGFLGISKELIEKMKENNIKEDIKNILKTYKVQNIYGSLKEESLRSKKTYRMCNNFSKILKDNIENAYFKDLEGISVFVECETPKDIVKNVEKNLKLDNGKSLFTLCPLYERIFKKGFVIEVKKMDVLKMEYSDIDGISLVLNKFLNG; from the coding sequence ATGATTATACCTCATAGAAAACCATGTATCGAATCCCAAATTCGAGTAAAAGGGGATTTAGAAGAATTGAATTATATTTTAAATGACTTATTAGCTTTTAAAAAGGAATTAACAGTACTTCCTTCCGGAAACTCTGCAATAAATATTGCTTCAAAAATAGTTTCAAGATTAAACATTAATTCAAAAACATTAATTCCTGATATGGGCGGTTGGAAAGGCTTTGAAATATATTCTAAACTTAATGGGTTAAAAATTGAAGAAATAGAAACTGACCTTGGAATTATAAATATTGAAACATTGGTTGAAAAATTAAAGGATAATGATATAAAATCGATTTTTTTAACATCTCTTGCAGGATATCTTGCGCCACAACCTTTAAAGGAAATTAAAAAAGTTTGTATGGAAAACGAGGTTATTTTTATTGAGGATATTTCTGGAAAAATTGGAGGGGACTCAGGATATGGGGATATTATTGTCTGCTCAACAGGTTCGCCAAAAATAATAAATTGTGAATACGGAGGATTTTTAGGAATTTCAAAAGAATTAATTGAGAAAATGAAAGAAAATAACATTAAAGAAGATATTAAAAATATTTTAAAGACTTATAAAGTGCAGAATATCTATGGTAGTTTAAAGGAAGAATCTTTGCGTTCAAAAAAAACGTATAGGATGTGTAATAACTTCTCAAAAATATTAAAGGATAATATTGAAAATGCATATTTTAAAGATTTAGAAGGCATTTCAGTCTTTGTAGAATGTGAAACCCCAAAAGATATCGTTAAAAATGTTGAAAAAAATCTAAAACTTGATAATGGAAAATCATTGTTTACTTTGTGTCCATTGTATGAACGAATATTTAAAAAAGGATTTGTAATTGAGGTAAAAAAAATGGATGTTTTAAAAATGGAGTATTCAGATATTGATGGAATCTCATTAGTCTTAAATAAATTTTTAAATGGGTAA
- a CDS encoding roadblock/LC7 domain-containing protein: MIDRILADLSKTEGIKGSMVVGKDGLVIASQIPSNLDNELIGAMASAAFGSAERTANEINQGNLEQMMVEGEFGKTLMTDAGEGILVVLADSKVNLGLIRISMKKATEKIKAAF; encoded by the coding sequence ATGATAGATAGAATTTTAGCAGATTTGAGTAAAACCGAGGGCATAAAAGGTTCGATGGTTGTTGGAAAAGACGGTTTAGTTATTGCATCACAAATTCCATCAAACCTTGATAACGAACTTATTGGTGCAATGGCTTCAGCTGCATTTGGTTCTGCGGAAAGAACTGCAAATGAAATTAATCAAGGAAACCTTGAACAAATGATGGTTGAAGGAGAATTTGGAAAAACTCTAATGACCGATGCAGGTGAAGGTATTTTAGTAGTTTTAGCCGATTCAAAAGTTAATCTAGGATTAATTAGAATTTCAATGAAAAAAGCTACTGAAAAAATAAAAGCTGCATTTTAA
- a CDS encoding GTPase domain-containing protein translates to MVKELKIVVMGSEDVGKTSLMDALIKNVSKVEHKGTTVAIDYGRIELLDKKLHFFGTPGQERFGFMREVAIEGADYGILVLDATIGLRNVDLEIIKMLSKRKIPYSVFINKMDLCNESNALEIKKSLVILDENIQNIIHGSIRRKEGLSEIFNQLNII, encoded by the coding sequence ATGGTAAAAGAACTTAAAATTGTAGTAATGGGTTCAGAAGACGTTGGTAAAACATCACTCATGGATGCCTTAATTAAAAATGTTTCAAAAGTGGAGCATAAAGGAACTACTGTTGCAATTGACTATGGTAGAATTGAACTTCTAGATAAAAAATTGCATTTCTTTGGAACTCCCGGACAAGAAAGATTTGGGTTCATGAGAGAAGTTGCAATAGAAGGTGCCGACTACGGAATTTTGGTTCTTGATGCCACAATTGGCCTTAGAAACGTAGATTTAGAAATAATAAAAATGCTTTCTAAAAGAAAAATTCCTTATTCGGTATTTATTAATAAAATGGACTTATGTAATGAATCAAACGCATTAGAAATTAAGAAATCACTAGTAATCTTAGATGAAAATATTCAAAATATTATTCATGGGTCAATACGCCGAAAAGAGGGACTATCTGAAATATTCAATCAACTTAACATTATTTAG
- a CDS encoding H(2)-dependent methylenetetrahydromethanopterin dehydrogenase-related protein: MKVTVYGAGNQNLYVNQLKLPESFGGTAPYGGSRMAIEFAKAGHEVILAEINKSNLNDEQWSIVESAGVNVVSDDIEASKNAEIAIFFTPFGKKTVEIAKKILPHLPENAIIANTCTVSPVTLYAMLEVELRTKRKDIGITSMHPAAVPGTPQHGHYVISNKATNGTSYANDEQIQKCVRLTESVDKVPYLIPADVSATVSDMGSLLTAVTLSGVLDYYSVGTKIIKAPKKMVEQQILMTLQTMASLVETSGVNGLLKALNPELLTKTASSMHLLEKQKDLDAALDILKSLDGELKHASENAEIKPTTLVAAQSLVKELETLIGGAAANGAIKRSTRKLFQ; encoded by the coding sequence ATGAAAGTTACGGTATATGGTGCGGGTAACCAGAATCTTTATGTTAATCAACTAAAGTTACCTGAATCGTTTGGTGGTACTGCCCCTTATGGTGGGAGCAGAATGGCGATAGAATTTGCAAAAGCTGGCCACGAAGTTATTTTAGCAGAAATTAATAAATCAAACCTAAACGATGAACAATGGAGTATTGTTGAAAGTGCAGGAGTAAATGTTGTATCTGACGATATTGAAGCTTCAAAAAATGCAGAAATCGCAATATTTTTCACTCCGTTTGGTAAAAAAACGGTTGAAATCGCTAAAAAAATTTTACCTCATCTTCCAGAAAATGCAATAATTGCAAATACATGCACAGTTTCTCCTGTTACATTATACGCAATGCTTGAAGTTGAATTAAGAACCAAACGAAAAGACATAGGTATTACTTCAATGCACCCAGCAGCAGTTCCGGGAACTCCTCAACATGGGCACTATGTAATAAGCAATAAGGCTACAAATGGTACTTCATATGCAAATGATGAACAGATACAAAAATGTGTACGGCTTACTGAAAGTGTGGACAAAGTGCCTTATTTAATCCCTGCAGATGTTTCAGCAACGGTTTCAGACATGGGTTCACTATTAACTGCAGTTACACTTTCAGGTGTTTTAGATTACTATTCGGTTGGAACAAAAATTATTAAAGCTCCAAAGAAAATGGTAGAACAGCAAATTTTAATGACTTTACAAACAATGGCATCCTTAGTTGAAACTTCGGGAGTAAATGGCCTTTTAAAAGCGTTAAATCCAGAATTACTTACAAAAACTGCATCATCAATGCATCTACTTGAAAAACAAAAAGATTTAGATGCAGCACTCGATATTTTAAAGAGCTTAGATGGTGAATTAAAGCACGCATCTGAAAATGCAGAAATAAAACCTACAACTCTTGTTGCAGCGCAATCTCTTGTTAAAGAATTAGAAACGTTAATTGGCGGGGCTGCAGCAAATGGTGCAATAAAAAGAAGTACTAGGAAGCTCTTCCAATAG